The genomic interval AGGCTGCAGGTGGCAGGGAGAGCCAGCTCTGCACCGGATGAGGTAGGGACCAGATGGTAGGTGTCTCTAATAGGGCCTCTCAGGGAAGTTCTGAGCTGTTTCCTTCTGGTCTGCCTCCACCCTGAGGTTCTAGGGGCCAAAGACCAGGTCCAGGTCTCTATGGCCTGAGGGGGTAGGGTgatcatttctcttgggcattGGGCATGGGTCAAGAGTCAGTAAGTTGTGCAGGCAAGAGCCCCAAGGCTGGTAAGTTTCCTTTGGGTTTCTGGTCTTGCTCCTCTTTTCCTCTGGTGTGGGTGGGCCTCGGCTTTCCCATCTGTACAGAGTTCCTCCTTCTACCCACAAGGGGCCTCCACTTCCACATCTTAGGAACTGCTGTTCCAGGGAGTAATTCACAGCTCAATCCAATGCCCAGCTGGGGAATGAGAGTGAGGGTAGATGTGTTACTCCTGACCTATGCCATTTTGTTCCCCTCCAGACATGTGGGGGATGACAGCTTAATCGCCTGAAGGAGGTGAGTTTGAAGGAAGGGATCCCCAGTTCTGTCCCCCCTGAGCCTCTTTGGGGGTGGGCAACATGGTCCCAATGACCGGGTGGGGAAGGTTCcctgggctgggagtcaggagcCTACACcttgcttgctgtgtgacctcactgggcttcagtttcctgttGGTACCTGGAGATGGTTGGGGTCTGATGTTCTGGTTCCTCCCCAGGTGAAGGCCTTCGTCACCCAGGACATCCCACTCTAGTATCCTCTTTCTGTTcttggggagggagaaaggggagggtATCTGCAAGAATCTCCTTCCACTTAACTTCACAGATAGGGATGACAAATGGTCTTCAACTAACAAGTGGGATTGATTGATAGTGGCTGCCCAGCGAATTCTGAGGTGGTCTTGGATTGGCAAGAGAAATTGACTAGTGATGACTGCCACAGACACCGGCACAGAGAGGAGACCCCCTTACTTCTTCGAAACCTAATTTCCTCACGTGTAAATGGGTATCCCTGCCCTGCTTGGGCAGACGAGGTAGTGTTCACATCGGCAAGTCCCCAGGAGACCCCACCTGCCTCCGCCCACCACTACCCACCTTAACACCATCTCCAGCCACAACCTGGTAATGAAACACCTCCCGGGGGCCGACCCGGAGCTCGTGCTGCTGGGCCAACGCTTTGAGGAACTGGAGGTGAGGCCTGGGGAGGTGgacagtggggaggaggggcgaGAGGCGGGGCCCGGCGCGCTGACCCCGCCCCTCTTCTGCTTCAGCGAATCCCACTCAGCGACATGACTCGCGAGGAGATCAACGCGCTGGTGCAGGAGCTCGGCTTCTACCGCAAGGCGTCGCC from Globicephala melas chromosome 13, mGloMel1.2, whole genome shotgun sequence carries:
- the SELENOM gene encoding selenoprotein M; the encoded protein is MRLPLLSPPLLLLLAAVAAATTAFRPDWNRLHGLARGRVETCGGUQLNRLKEVKAFVTQDIPLYHNLVMKHLPGADPELVLLGQRFEELERIPLSDMTREEINALVQELGFYRKASPDEAVPPEYLRAPARPAEGAPDRADL